A stretch of the Porifericola rhodea genome encodes the following:
- a CDS encoding DUF2062 domain-containing protein: MMRILDKIKQSRAVVLLRKLLRQGMSAQKLALTISLGVVLGIIPVFGFITAVCAAIAAWWRLNIPLAIAVLYAAMPLQIILFVPFIRLGEWLFSIGKLEIAPEKIVENIQLAPLSYMNQIWYSIIGALGAWAIVSVLLGVLLYLLFFMIIVRFKKKKPL; this comes from the coding sequence ATGATGAGAATATTGGATAAAATAAAGCAAAGCCGTGCTGTGGTACTGTTGCGTAAGCTTTTACGTCAGGGTATGTCTGCGCAAAAATTGGCACTTACCATTAGCTTAGGTGTGGTATTGGGTATTATTCCTGTATTCGGGTTTATCACAGCTGTCTGTGCTGCTATTGCCGCCTGGTGGCGCCTTAATATTCCTTTAGCAATAGCGGTCTTGTATGCAGCAATGCCATTACAGATTATCCTTTTTGTACCCTTTATCCGTTTAGGAGAATGGCTTTTTAGTATTGGAAAGCTGGAGATAGCGCCTGAAAAAATTGTGGAAAATATTCAGTTGGCTCCCCTCAGTTATATGAATCAGATATGGTACTCTATTATAGGGGCTTTAGGGGCCTGGGCAATAGTATCAGTTTTGCTGGGGGTGTTACTGTACCTGCTTTTTTTTATGATTATTGTTCGCTTTAAAAAGAAAAAGCCGCTTTAG
- the yaaA gene encoding peroxide stress protein YaaA: MISIISPSKTQDFADDSLDIKKIKHTEPALLDESGILVKELRKKSVADIESLMSVSENIATLNHERFQQFSTPFTTDNARQALLAFKGDVYTGIAIQEYKKADFDYAQNHLCILSGLYGLLRPLDLIQPYRLEMKTKLTNPKGKDLYQFWDTKITEALNERLKGHQSKVLINLASNEYFKAIKTAQLDADIITPTFKENKDGKYKTIAIFAKKARGLMANYIVKERIDKPEKLKTFNLEGYEYSENLSSAKEWVFVR; the protein is encoded by the coding sequence ATGATTAGTATCATTTCCCCCTCCAAAACTCAGGACTTTGCTGATGACAGTCTGGATATAAAAAAAATTAAACATACCGAACCCGCACTACTAGATGAGTCTGGGATACTGGTAAAAGAGCTTCGGAAAAAATCTGTTGCCGATATTGAAAGCCTGATGTCTGTAAGCGAAAATATTGCTACCCTTAATCATGAGCGCTTTCAGCAGTTTTCTACTCCTTTTACTACCGACAATGCACGCCAGGCACTACTGGCTTTTAAAGGTGATGTATATACAGGTATAGCCATACAAGAGTACAAAAAGGCAGATTTTGACTATGCACAGAATCACCTTTGCATACTCTCTGGCCTGTACGGTTTACTTCGCCCTCTGGACCTAATACAGCCTTACCGTCTGGAGATGAAAACCAAGCTAACTAATCCTAAAGGTAAAGATCTATACCAGTTTTGGGATACTAAAATTACAGAAGCACTAAACGAACGACTTAAGGGGCATCAGAGCAAGGTATTGATTAATCTGGCTTCTAATGAGTACTTTAAAGCCATAAAAACTGCTCAGCTTGATGCAGATATCATTACCCCTACTTTTAAAGAAAATAAAGACGGAAAATATAAGACCATCGCCATTTTTGCCAAAAAAGCAAGAGGCTTAATGGCCAACTACATTGTAAAAGAACGGATTGACAAACCCGAAAAGCTGAAAACATTTAACCTAGAAGGGTATGAGTATAGCGAAAACCTTTCGTCGGCAAAAGAATGGGTATTTGTTCGGTAA